AAAGAAAAAAGTCGGCTTCATGCGGGCGGGAACCACCTCCCTGGCTCCTTGGGAGCGGAAAGGGTGGCTCCTGACCCTGGCGAAAGGGATGAACGTCCGGCTGTCCGACGACGGGGCCGCCTTCCTGGCCGAGATGCTCGACGATCCCGGCGAACTCCGGTCCGAATTGGACAAGCTCGGCAGGTACGCAGCAGGGGAGGTGATCACCGGGGATATGGTGAATAACCTCTCCTTCGACGAGGGAAAGAGCAGGATGCTCTCTTTTCTGGATGCCTTCTGCACGGGCCGAACGGGGGAGATCTTCTCCTGCCTGGAGCACCTCAAAAAGGAAGACAGCGTCCTTCCCCTTGTCACTGCCCTGTACAACAGGATCCGTCCGGCGCTTTACCTCGGGCTCTTCCCTGAAAGGGGCGGCGACTGGGTACGCCTCGTCCTCCAGATCAAGGAATACCCCCTCAAAATGTCCAGGGAAGCCCTCAGGCGCTACCCGGCACAGGCTTTGGCCGATCTCGCCGCCGGTCTGATCTCCCTTTCCTGGAAGGAGAAAACTTCTTCGGCAGAAGGCTGGTTCGGCTTTGAGGCCCTTCTGGCCCGGTGCATGGAAAGCGGCGGGAGCAAATAAAAAAAGCCGAGAGGACGTCTGTCCGCTCAGCTTGCAATGCCCTGCCGTGCCGTAATGGTGAGAAATCAGGCCGACTGAGTGTAAAGGGTTTTCACCCTGTTCGTGATCATGGACTTTCTTCTGGAACCGGTGTTTCCATGCATAACGCCCTTGACAACCGCCTTGTCGATGACGCTCTGGGCGATGGCAAGACGCTTCTCAGCGAGGGCCGTATCCTTGTTTTCAACAGCTTCAAGGACTTTCTTCACGGCGTTCTTGCAGCGCGTCGTCCAGAAACGGTTGTAGAGCCTATTCTTTTCGCTGGTTTTCATCCTTTTCGCTGCGGACTTCTTATTGGGCATGAACCTCACCTCCTCCCGCCAGAACCACGACATTCTAGCACGATTTCTGTTATATTAGCAAGGGATGGAAAACAATGTCCCGAAAAAAAGGAAGAGAGAAAAACGTGATGGACATACCCCCAATGGAGAACTTCTTCGGCCCTGCCGGCCGGCTCGCCGGGATATTCCCCTCCTTTGAATACAGAAAGCAGCAGGCGGACCTTGCCGAGGAGGTGCGGCAAACTCTTCTCGGAGGACCGGGCGAGGTTCTCGCCGCCGAGGCGCCCCCGGGAGTGGGAAAGACCTTTGCCCTGCTCATCCCTGCCATGCTTGAAGCGGCGGCCTCGGGAAAGAAAATTCTCTTCCTCACCGCAGGCATTCCCCTCCAGGAGCAGCTTATCCTCAAAGACCTTCCCGCCCTCAACCGGGTGCTTGGGCTCTCCCTTCCCTTCGGGCTTCTGAAGGGGAAGGGAAACTACGCCTGCCTGGTCAGGGCCGCCGAGGCCTCGGAAAGCGGCAGGGGAGGTTTTCTCTCCTTCGGGGACGGAGGTGCTGCATCAATGCTCATCACCCAGTGGCTCGAGACCACGGAGACGGGGGATCTCTCGGAACTGCACCTGCCCCCTGATTCTCCGGCGGTGGCGGCAGTGGCGGCCTCTTCGAGAGCCTGTCTCGGCTTCCGCTGCCCCTTCAAGGACAGGTGCTTCTCCCGGAAGGCCTTCCGGGAGGCCCAGGACTGGTCCGTGGTCGTGGCAAACTACCACCTCTTTTTCTCCTACCTGCTCGGGGCAGGAAAGCCCTTTCCCGTCTCCTGCGACATCCTGATCTGCGACGAGGCTCACAGGATCCCCGAGGCCGCGAGATCCTCCATGGCCATGTCGGTTTCCGCCGATGACTTTTCCAGGCTGCTCCGGCATCGTGCCGTGTCGGGAGGAGCTTCGCTCCTGGAGCATGGTTCATCCGCCGGAAGGATCGCCGCCCTGTCGGGAGAAATACGTCAGGAGACGGCCCGTTTCTTCGACCTGCTCGAGGTCAAGGTGCCGGCGAAAAAGGCATCCTTCACCGGGCCCTGCGAAGAGCTGAGGTACCAGCAGGCGGTTGTTTCGGAGAAGGTGCTGGAGCTTCTGAGGCTCTTCGCTCCTCTCGTGGACGAGCAGGATGAACCGGATCCCGGGCAGTCCGCCGCGGCGGTATGGGCTGAGGAGCTTCGCCGGGTTCGGTATGCCCTCCAGTGGTGCACCGAGGTGAAAAACTATCCATCCTGGGCGTACTGGAAGGAAGGCCGTTCTCTTGCCAGCGCTCCCGCCGCTCCCTTTGCGGAACTGGCTGACAGCTTTCTCTCCGGAGCCCCGGACTCGATTTTCTTCATGTCGGCCACCCTTACCGCGGGAGGAAAGTGGGATTACTGGATGCGGGAAACAAAAATCGAGCCCACCCGGTTTTTTATCGCCGGATCCCCCTTCGACCTGGCCGGCCAGATGGAAATCCTGGTGGTGGATACCGGTATGGACGTTATGAATCCGGCCTATGACGATACGGTCTGTTCGGTTATAGAAAAACTCGTGGAGAGCAACGGCGGAAGCACCCTCGTCCTGCTGAGCTCCCTGCGCCTCCTCGGGAAAGCGGCGGGGACGCTCCGGCGGAAGGAGAGAAGCTACACCGTTCTTGTCCAGGGGGAGCTGCCCCGGTCGGATCTGCTCAAGATGTTCAGGGAGGACAGGACATCGGTACTCATCGGAAGCGCCTCCTTCCGGGAGGGAGTGGATATTCCCGGGGACGGCCTGACCCAGGTCATCATCGACAGGATTCCCTTCCCTCATCCCGGGGATCCCCTTGTCCAGGCACGGAACGCTCTCGAAGGGAGCGCCGCCTTTTCGAGGACAATCCTGCCCGAGGCAAAAATGCTCCTCAAACAGGCTGCCGGGAGGCTTATCCGCTCACGTGAGGACAGGGGCAGGGTCGCCATCATTGACGGGAGGGTACTCCAGAGAAGGGACTGGAACATTCCGGCGGCTCTGCCGCAGGTAAAATACCGCCGCCTTGTAGTCTCCTCGAACCTTGCCGCAAAATCTGTTGCTCCCGCCGGATCGGTGTGATATAGTATCAAGGCTGAAAAAAAGAAGCCGTTGAAAAGCGGCTTATGTTCTTTATTGCCATTGGGAGGTGTCATCGTGAAACAGACGTTTCAGCCCCACAACAGACCGAGGAAAAGAAAGATGGGCTTCCTCGCCAGGTCGAGCTCTCCGACAGGACGGCGGGTTCTGCGCAACCGCAGGAGAAAGGGCCGCGCACGGCTGGCCGTGTAATCGTTGAGATTTCCTTTTCCCCGGTCTTCGCGCCTTCAACGAGGGTGGGAGTATGACCTTGTCTTCCGCACCGGCAACCGACTGAAAGGCGAGCTGGTGCGGTTGCTGTTTCTGGAGGCTCCCGACGGCAGGACGCGCGTGGGGTTCGCCGTGGGGAAGCGCCAGGGAAAGTCTCACGAGAGAAACAGGGGACGGCGGATTCTGAAGGAAGGCTTTCGCCGCCTTCTGCCGTGGATGAAGGCGGGCGTATGGGTTGTAGCCTCCCTTCGGACCGGGGGAATGAACGCAGGCGCCAGAGAAGTGTATTACGATCTTGCCCGGGCGCTCGGCAACCGGGGAATAATGGCCGGGGGATGGCCCGGCCCCGACTGGGACTGTACCGAAGAGGGAAGGAAGGAATGACCGTGAGCGCCGCCTCCCGGATAGGCATTGGACTCATCAGAGGCTACCAGCTTTTTGTTTCGCCCCTTCTCGGGCATAACTGCCGCTTTTATCCCTCCTGTTCGCAGTATGCCGCAGAAGCGATGGCGGTACACGGTTTTTTGAAAGGTGTTTTTCTGGCAGCAAAAAGGATAGGAAAATGTGCCCCGTGGCATCCGGGGGGATACGACCCCGTGCCGCCCCGGTCTGATAACAGCGGGGCTTATATCTCCGAGGAAGGTGATCGATAGTGGGTTCAATCTGGAAATTGGGTGGAGACCTGATGATGAGGCTCATGGAGATTGTCCATGGCTTTACCGGGTCCTGGGGCCTCGCAATTATTACGCTGACGCTCATCGTCAGGCTTCTTCTGCACCCCCTGACGCAGAAGCAGATGGCAAGCATGCAGAAGATGCAGAAACTCCAGCCGCGCATCAAAATGCTTCAGGAAAAGTACAAAGGTGACAAGGAATCCCTCAACAGGGAAATGATGGCCCTCTACAGGGAAAACAAGGTAAATCCCGCAGCCGGGTGCCTTCCCCTCCTGGTGCAGCTTCCCGTGTTCATCCTTCTCTACCAGGTGCTGACGAATTATGACTTTTCCGGTGTCTCCTTCCTCGGAATCCAGCTCGACGGCTCGGTGCTCTCAACCCTCGGGCATGCACTCGGCCTGGCTGTCGAAAAGGAGGAACTCGGCATCATGGCGGTGGCTTACGGCATCATGGCGAACCCGGCAGGGCTCCTGAACATCGGGGTCTATCTCGCCAATACCCTTCTTCTCGCGGGCATCGGGTTCCTGACGTGGTACCAGCAGCAGCTCACCGCCAGCGGAAATCCCCAGATGGCCATGATGAACTGGTTCATGCCTCTCTTCCTCACGTTCATCTGTCTCAGTCTTCCGGGAGGCGTTCTTCTCTACTGGGGTGTTTCATCCCTGCTCGGCGTGGTCCAGCAGCTTCGCATGTCACGGAAAACGGCGGCGGAAATGCAGCAGAAGCCGGCCCTTTTCAAGGACAAGCCTACGAAAAGCGGCGACTGAAGACTGATCGCCCCTTCCTCTCCTGAAAGGAGGATTGCTGTGAACGATAACGAAGTTCTCGTCCTCGACGTTCCCTCCGTGGAAGAAGCCCGGAAAGCGGCAGCCGGCCAGTGGGGGCTCGATCCCTCGGATGTTGCCGTCAAGGTGATTGAGGAGGAAAAGAGCTTTTTCGGCCTCCTCGGGAGGAAGCTCCGGGTGGAAGCCCGACCCGTGGCGCCGCTCTCGGCACTCCGGGGAAAGGCCATGGCGGCCCGCCTCCTGGAGATGATGGAACTCCACATCATCCCGGAACTGTCTGATGACAACAGGATCAACCTTACCGGCCAGGATGCGGGGATCATCATAGGAAAATACGGTGAAACCCTCAAATCCATGGAATTTCTGCTGAACCTCATGACGAGGGGAGTGGACGAGGGGGAGAGGATCTACCTTGACAGCGACGGCTACAGGGAGCGCAGGGAGCTCAGCCTTCAGCGCCTTGCCCTTGCCGCGGCCAGAAAGTCGGTGAAGCGGGGCAAGCCCACTTACCTCGAGCCCATGACCAGCTGGGAGCGGAGGGTGATCCACATGACTCTCAAGGACGACAGCACTGTGGAAACCAAATCTGTGGGAGAAGCTCCCTCCAGGAAGGTTGTCGTCTGGCCCGTAGCTCCGGCCCGTTCCTCATCGGGCCCGGCGCGGCGCCCGGGACGGAGGCGCGCCTGAAGGTGCGCCCTGTTCTTTTTGAAATCGGCGGAATACAGGTCCACAGCTATTATGTGCTGTGGACCTTCGCTTTGTGTCTCGCGGTGTTTCTGACCAGGAGAAGGATGACGGAGCTCTACGGAGTGCACGACGATGACGCCAGGGTTATCATCGCCCTCTCCTTCGCCGGCATGCTCATTGGCGCAAGGGCCGGATCGGCTGTGGAATTCCGGGAAATCTATTCCGCAGAACCATGGCGGCTTCTCCGTTTCTGGGAAGGAGGGCTCTCCGCCGTTCCCGCCTTTCTCGGCGCCGGAGCGGCAGGCATTGTCGCTTCATGGAAGCGGGGCATCCCGGTGTGGGTTACCGCGGACAGTGCCGCCGTGCCTGCGGCATTCACGGTTGCCCTGGGCCGATGGGGATGTTTTCTCAACGGATGCTGCGGAGGAACGGCAGCGTCCGTTCCATGGGCTGTCGCATTCTCGGGAGATCCTGCCGGGGTGCTCCGCCATCCGACACAGCTGTATTATGCCTTCGGAGCCCTCTTCATCGGCGCCGCACTCCAGTGGACAGAGCAGACCCGCCTCAGCTTCGGCGGTGACAGGCGCATCCGGGGAGCTGTTCTCTGGCCTCTTTTCATGGTATTGTACGCCCTTCTCCGGATTGTTGCCGATCCTTTCAGGGCCGAGTATGGAACCGCAGGACTCAGGGGGGCCCGGCTTATCCTGTTCGCCGTTCTCGCAGCAGGTAGTCTCTGGCTCGCATTTTCTCTCCTTTTCCGGAGGGAGCGAAAGAAATGCTGAAACGGGGATACGTAAAAAAAACGATGTATTACCGCTCCTTCCGAATACAATAAGAAAAAACGATTTCGGGGGTGAAACACCATGAAACCAGCAAACAGAAGATCACAGTTTTTCGGAACATCCAAAGCGCTCATAGCTGCCGTTCTTGTCCTTTCGGCTCTTCTCGCCTCGGCGCCCGCTTTTGCCCAGGATCCCTTTTCGGGCAATCCCGTGGCGAAAATCGCCCGGGAACTTTCCCCGGCGGTGGTGAACATCGATGTGGAGGCCATGGTAACCCGGCCGGTCCATCCTTTTGCCGACGATCCCTTTTTCAGGCAGTTCTTCGGCGAGGAATTCAGGCGGTTTTCCCGTACTGTCCCAATGAAAGGGCGGGGATCGGGATTCATCGTTTCCAGGGAAGGGCACATCCTTACCAATAATCACGTTGTGGACGGAGCGGACAAGATAACAGTCACCTTCTCCGACGGAAAAGTCCATGAAGCAAAAGTTCTGGGCAAGGATCCCACCTTTGACCTGGCCGTTCTGAAAATCGACGGGAACGGGAAGGATTTCCCTGTCCTCGAACTCGGTGATTCAGACAAAAGCGAAGTAGGTGAATGGGTTGTGGCCATCGGAAATCCCTTCGGTCTCGAGCATACCGTAACCGTCGGCGTCATCTCCGCCAAAAACCGCAGC
This DNA window, taken from Aminivibrio pyruvatiphilus, encodes the following:
- the holA gene encoding DNA polymerase III subunit delta, which encodes MPRLKALTTSGAAGRQLLEDTLAALAAEGYTRSGVSEGGEWSALISAGRTGSLFDEKRVTVVEGAELLGPFPDALEPFLEDEGASEVILLVYESAPTKLFAPEIKKKVGFMRAGTTSLAPWERKGWLLTLAKGMNVRLSDDGAAFLAEMLDDPGELRSELDKLGRYAAGEVITGDMVNNLSFDEGKSRMLSFLDAFCTGRTGEIFSCLEHLKKEDSVLPLVTALYNRIRPALYLGLFPERGGDWVRLVLQIKEYPLKMSREALRRYPAQALADLAAGLISLSWKEKTSSAEGWFGFEALLARCMESGGSK
- the rpsT gene encoding 30S ribosomal protein S20, whose protein sequence is MPNKKSAAKRMKTSEKNRLYNRFWTTRCKNAVKKVLEAVENKDTALAEKRLAIAQSVIDKAVVKGVMHGNTGSRRKSMITNRVKTLYTQSA
- a CDS encoding ATP-dependent DNA helicase; this translates as MDIPPMENFFGPAGRLAGIFPSFEYRKQQADLAEEVRQTLLGGPGEVLAAEAPPGVGKTFALLIPAMLEAAASGKKILFLTAGIPLQEQLILKDLPALNRVLGLSLPFGLLKGKGNYACLVRAAEASESGRGGFLSFGDGGAASMLITQWLETTETGDLSELHLPPDSPAVAAVAASSRACLGFRCPFKDRCFSRKAFREAQDWSVVVANYHLFFSYLLGAGKPFPVSCDILICDEAHRIPEAARSSMAMSVSADDFSRLLRHRAVSGGASLLEHGSSAGRIAALSGEIRQETARFFDLLEVKVPAKKASFTGPCEELRYQQAVVSEKVLELLRLFAPLVDEQDEPDPGQSAAAVWAEELRRVRYALQWCTEVKNYPSWAYWKEGRSLASAPAAPFAELADSFLSGAPDSIFFMSATLTAGGKWDYWMRETKIEPTRFFIAGSPFDLAGQMEILVVDTGMDVMNPAYDDTVCSVIEKLVESNGGSTLVLLSSLRLLGKAAGTLRRKERSYTVLVQGELPRSDLLKMFREDRTSVLIGSASFREGVDIPGDGLTQVIIDRIPFPHPGDPLVQARNALEGSAAFSRTILPEAKMLLKQAAGRLIRSREDRGRVAIIDGRVLQRRDWNIPAALPQVKYRRLVVSSNLAAKSVAPAGSV
- the rpmH gene encoding 50S ribosomal protein L34, giving the protein MKQTFQPHNRPRKRKMGFLARSSSPTGRRVLRNRRRKGRARLAV
- a CDS encoding ribonuclease P protein component, whose amino-acid sequence is MRFPFPRSSRLQRGWEYDLVFRTGNRLKGELVRLLFLEAPDGRTRVGFAVGKRQGKSHERNRGRRILKEGFRRLLPWMKAGVWVVASLRTGGMNAGAREVYYDLARALGNRGIMAGGWPGPDWDCTEEGRKE
- the yidD gene encoding membrane protein insertion efficiency factor YidD, with the translated sequence MTVSAASRIGIGLIRGYQLFVSPLLGHNCRFYPSCSQYAAEAMAVHGFLKGVFLAAKRIGKCAPWHPGGYDPVPPRSDNSGAYISEEGDR
- a CDS encoding YidC/Oxa1 family membrane protein insertase, whose translation is MRLMEIVHGFTGSWGLAIITLTLIVRLLLHPLTQKQMASMQKMQKLQPRIKMLQEKYKGDKESLNREMMALYRENKVNPAAGCLPLLVQLPVFILLYQVLTNYDFSGVSFLGIQLDGSVLSTLGHALGLAVEKEELGIMAVAYGIMANPAGLLNIGVYLANTLLLAGIGFLTWYQQQLTASGNPQMAMMNWFMPLFLTFICLSLPGGVLLYWGVSSLLGVVQQLRMSRKTAAEMQQKPALFKDKPTKSGD
- the jag gene encoding RNA-binding cell elongation regulator Jag/EloR — encoded protein: MNDNEVLVLDVPSVEEARKAAAGQWGLDPSDVAVKVIEEEKSFFGLLGRKLRVEARPVAPLSALRGKAMAARLLEMMELHIIPELSDDNRINLTGQDAGIIIGKYGETLKSMEFLLNLMTRGVDEGERIYLDSDGYRERRELSLQRLALAAARKSVKRGKPTYLEPMTSWERRVIHMTLKDDSTVETKSVGEAPSRKVVVWPVAPARSSSGPARRPGRRRA
- a CDS encoding prolipoprotein diacylglyceryl transferase; the encoded protein is MRPVLFEIGGIQVHSYYVLWTFALCLAVFLTRRRMTELYGVHDDDARVIIALSFAGMLIGARAGSAVEFREIYSAEPWRLLRFWEGGLSAVPAFLGAGAAGIVASWKRGIPVWVTADSAAVPAAFTVALGRWGCFLNGCCGGTAASVPWAVAFSGDPAGVLRHPTQLYYAFGALFIGAALQWTEQTRLSFGGDRRIRGAVLWPLFMVLYALLRIVADPFRAEYGTAGLRGARLILFAVLAAGSLWLAFSLLFRRERKKC